The following DNA comes from Phytohabitans rumicis.
TATTCGACCTCTCACTGCCCGACACGCCCGCGAAGTGGCTCACGCTCGCCTGGGTGACCATGCTCGGCATCGCCGCGTGCACCCTGTGCGGCATCGCGTTCTCGTCGATCCCGCGCGAGGGCAAGCGCGCACCGGCCGTGGTCACTCCGGTGGCGCTGGTGCTGCAGTTCATCTCCGGCGTCTTCTTCGTGTTCACCAACCTGCCGAGCTGGATGCAGCACATCGCGGCGGTGTTCCCGCTCAAGTGGATGACGCAGGGCATGCGGTCAGTCTTCCTGCCCGACTCGTTCGCCAGCCAAGAGGCGGCCGGGTCTTGGGAACTCGGCAAGGTAGCGCTCATCCTGGGGGTGTGGGTGGTGATCGGGTTCACGCTGTGCGTGCTCACGTTCCGCTGGACGGCCAAGGAAGAGCGTTGACCGAGCCGGCCGGCGCGGTCGATTTCTGGCAGCGGTACCTCGCCGGCTGGCACATCCTGGCCGGCGCGACGATCCTGATGGTGGCCGTGTTCGTCGCCATCGACGACTCGACCCCGTTCGGTCGCGGCATCGCGATGACCTCGCTCGCCCTGCTCCTCGGCTGGTACGCGCTGACCGGCATCCCCGCGCTGCGCCACGAGGACGACCGGCTGGCGTTCGGCTACTTCGTCGGCGTCACGGTGCTGCTCAACGGGGTCTTCCTGGTCACGATGGCCGGTTCGTTCCTGCTGTTCATGCTCAACCCGCAGATCTTCGCGATGGTGCGCAGTTGGCGGGTGCGGTTCGGTGTGATGGCGCTGCTGTACGGCGAGATCGGCGCCTGGACACTGTTCCACATCGGACTCAACACGCACGCCCTCAGCATGGTCGGCCTGTGGGTGCTCATTCCCATGCTGTTCGCGCTCCTGATCGGCACGTACATCACCGGCATCATCAAGCAGAGCCGCGGCCGGGCCGAGCTGATCGACGAGTTGCGGCGCACCCAGGCCGAGCTCGCGGCCGAGCGGCACGAGGCCGGCGTACGGGCCGAGCGCGAACGGCTCGCCATCGAGATTCACGACACGCTCGCGCAAGGCTTCACGAGCATCCTGATGCTGGCCCAGGCCGCGCGGGTCGCGCTGGACCGCGACCGGGAAACCGTCGAGAGCCAGCTCGACCTGGTCGAGCGCGCCGCCCGGGAAAACCTCGCCGAGGCACGGGCGCTGGTCGCCGCGCTCGTCCCGCCCGACCTCGCCGACCGCAGCCTGGTCGAGGCGCTCGTCCGTCTGGCCGACCGGCACACCCGCGACACCGGTGTGCCGGTCGACGTGGCCGCGTCCGGCCAGCCGGCCAGTTCGGCGCCCGGCACCGACGCGGTGCTGCTGCGTGCCGCGCAGGAGGCCCTGGCCAACGTCCGCCGGCACGCCGGGGCGTCCACCGTCCACATCGCGCTGTCGCGCGACGACACGTCGTCGACGGTCGCGGTGACCGACAACGGTCAGGGCTTCGATCCGGCCGCGGTCGACGCCGGGTACGGCCTGCGGGGCATGCACAACCGGGCCGTCGCGTTCGGCGGCACGTGCACGATCGAGTCCGCGCCCGGCGCCGGCACGACCGTGCGCGTCAGCCTCCCGGAAGGACGGGCGATGTGATCCGAGTACTGCTCGTCGATGACCACCCGGTAGTCCGGGTAGGGCTACGCGGCATGCTGGAGTCGGCCGACGACCTGCGCGTCGTCGGCGAGGCCGGATCGGGGGACGAGGCGCTCGTGCTCGTCGCCGCCGTGCACCCGGACGTGGTGCTGATGGACCTGCGGATGCCGGGCACCGACGGGGCGACCGCGACGGCGCGCATCGTCGAGCGCTTTCCGCAGACGCGAGTGCTGGTGCTCACCACGTACGACACCGATGCCGATATCCTGCGTGCG
Coding sequences within:
- a CDS encoding ABC transporter permease, translating into MTTTTRERFRPNPVALGLLRSGLEIRQFFRARDSMIFSFAFPIMLLVIFASIFNFEIAPGVKFTQYFIAGMIAAAQLTNGFQTLAIQIPIERDRGVLKRLAGSPMPPASYFIGKVVMVYTIGLIETALMLAIAGTLFDLSLPDTPAKWLTLAWVTMLGIAACTLCGIAFSSIPREGKRAPAVVTPVALVLQFISGVFFVFTNLPSWMQHIAAVFPLKWMTQGMRSVFLPDSFASQEAAGSWELGKVALILGVWVVIGFTLCVLTFRWTAKEER
- a CDS encoding sensor histidine kinase, whose amino-acid sequence is MTEPAGAVDFWQRYLAGWHILAGATILMVAVFVAIDDSTPFGRGIAMTSLALLLGWYALTGIPALRHEDDRLAFGYFVGVTVLLNGVFLVTMAGSFLLFMLNPQIFAMVRSWRVRFGVMALLYGEIGAWTLFHIGLNTHALSMVGLWVLIPMLFALLIGTYITGIIKQSRGRAELIDELRRTQAELAAERHEAGVRAERERLAIEIHDTLAQGFTSILMLAQAARVALDRDRETVESQLDLVERAARENLAEARALVAALVPPDLADRSLVEALVRLADRHTRDTGVPVDVAASGQPASSAPGTDAVLLRAAQEALANVRRHAGASTVHIALSRDDTSSTVAVTDNGQGFDPAAVDAGYGLRGMHNRAVAFGGTCTIESAPGAGTTVRVSLPEGRAM